The proteins below are encoded in one region of Salvelinus alpinus chromosome 27, SLU_Salpinus.1, whole genome shotgun sequence:
- the LOC139556121 gene encoding probable E3 ubiquitin-protein ligase RNF144A-A isoform X1 produces the protein MTTGTSARYRPTWDLALDPLMSCKLCLGEFPHEQMTTISQCQCVFCSLCLKQYVELLIKEGLETTISCPDSACPKQGHLLENEIECMVAAGSMQRYRRLQFEREVLLDPCRTWCPSSSCQAVCQLKEGEVALPQLVQCSVCSLEFCSACQASWHKGQACQDNMPIITFLPGETSSFYKSDDDDAPIKCCPKCKVYIERDEGCAQMMCKNCKHAFCWYCLESLDDDFLLIHYDKGPCRNKLGHSRASVIWHRTQVVGIFAGFGLLLLVASPFLLLATPFVLCCKCKCSKGDDDPLPT, from the exons ATGACGACGGGCACGTCTGCGCGGTACCGTCCCACCTGGGACCTGGCCCTGGACCCCCTGATGTCCTGCAAGCTGTGCCTTGGGGAGTTCCCCCACGAGCAGATGACCACCATCAGCCAGTGCCAATGTGTCTTCTGCAGCCTG TGCCTGAAGCAGTATGTGGAACTTCTGATCAAAGAGGGCCTCGAAACCACTATTAGCTGCCCAGACTCTGCCTGCCCAAAACAAGGTCACCTGCTAGAGAATGAG ATTGAATGCATGGTGGCAGCAGGGAGCATGCAGAGGTACAGGAGGCTGCAGTTTGAGAGAG AGGTGCTGCTGGACCCGTGTCGAACCTGGTGCCCGTCCTCGTCATGCCAGGCAGTGTGCCAACTGAAGGAGGGGGAAGTGGCGCTGCCACAGCTGGTCCAGTGCTCGGTGTGCAGTCTGGAGTTCTGCTCAGCCTGCCAGGCCAGCTGGCATAAAGGACAGGCCTGCCAGGACAACATGCCCATCATCACCTTCCTACCCGGGGAGACCAG TTCCTTCTACAAGAGCGACGATGACGACGCACCCATCAAGTGCTGTCCCAAGTGTAAGGTGTACATCGAGAGGGACGAGGGCTGTGCTCAGATGATGTGCAAGAACTGTAAGCACGCCTTCTGCTGGTACTGCCTGGAGTCTCTGGAC gacgACTTCCTCCTGATCCACTACGATAAAGGGCCGTGCAGAAACAAACTGGGCCACTCCAGAGCTTCAGTGATCTGGCACCGGACACAG gtggTGGGGATATTTGCTGGCTTCGGTCTGCTCCTACTGGTggcctctcccttcctcctcctagcCACACCCTTTGTTCTGTGCTGCAAGTGTAAATGCAGTAAAGGAGATGACGATCCTCTGCCTACCTAA
- the LOC139556121 gene encoding probable E3 ubiquitin-protein ligase RNF144A-A isoform X2: MVAAGSMQRYRRLQFEREVLLDPCRTWCPSSSCQAVCQLKEGEVALPQLVQCSVCSLEFCSACQASWHKGQACQDNMPIITFLPGETSSFYKSDDDDAPIKCCPKCKVYIERDEGCAQMMCKNCKHAFCWYCLESLDDDFLLIHYDKGPCRNKLGHSRASVIWHRTQVVGIFAGFGLLLLVASPFLLLATPFVLCCKCKCSKGDDDPLPT, translated from the exons ATGGTGGCAGCAGGGAGCATGCAGAGGTACAGGAGGCTGCAGTTTGAGAGAG AGGTGCTGCTGGACCCGTGTCGAACCTGGTGCCCGTCCTCGTCATGCCAGGCAGTGTGCCAACTGAAGGAGGGGGAAGTGGCGCTGCCACAGCTGGTCCAGTGCTCGGTGTGCAGTCTGGAGTTCTGCTCAGCCTGCCAGGCCAGCTGGCATAAAGGACAGGCCTGCCAGGACAACATGCCCATCATCACCTTCCTACCCGGGGAGACCAG TTCCTTCTACAAGAGCGACGATGACGACGCACCCATCAAGTGCTGTCCCAAGTGTAAGGTGTACATCGAGAGGGACGAGGGCTGTGCTCAGATGATGTGCAAGAACTGTAAGCACGCCTTCTGCTGGTACTGCCTGGAGTCTCTGGAC gacgACTTCCTCCTGATCCACTACGATAAAGGGCCGTGCAGAAACAAACTGGGCCACTCCAGAGCTTCAGTGATCTGGCACCGGACACAG gtggTGGGGATATTTGCTGGCTTCGGTCTGCTCCTACTGGTggcctctcccttcctcctcctagcCACACCCTTTGTTCTGTGCTGCAAGTGTAAATGCAGTAAAGGAGATGACGATCCTCTGCCTACCTAA